Sequence from the Haloarchaeobius salinus genome:
GACCCCGAATGACGTCGCGCCCGGTGGCTACAACGACCCCGACCTCGACGACGACCTCCCGGCCAGCCCGCTCGCGCCGCCGACGGATCCGGTCGGCATCCTGTAGGCCGCTTCACCGCCACGGCCAGCTACTCCGGTCCCGTCGAGCCGTCGTCCGCACCGCCCCCCTCAACCGACGGTTCGTCCGTGGTCGGGAGGTCCTGCGCCAGCCGGTCGAAGCGGCTCCGGGTCGCCTCCGACCGCGCCTCGGTCTCGTCGGGGCGGTAGGAGAGCACGCGCAACGACCCACCACAGACACGCAGGTCGAACACCGCGCCCTGCTCGCGTCCCGGCTCCGGTAGCTCCCAGCGGTCGACCAGCAGCTCGTCGACCACCTCGCCCGCGTCCTCCACCAGGAGCACCGCGGTGTCCTCCTCGAACCGGTCCAGAACTGCCGTGTACTGTCGCATCATGTGTACTCCTCCTCGACGACGACCGTCCCGTCGTCCGTCGTGACGAGCACGGTGTCGCCGCCGTTGTTCCAGATCGCACCGTCCGCGCCCCAGTACAGCTCGCCGTCGCCGTCGGTCCCGCTGCCGGTGTACACCGTCACCTGCTCGCCCGGCGCGAGCGTGACCGTCGGGAAGGTGTAGCGGTGGCCCGCCGCGTCCTCGAGTACCCAGCCGCCGAGGTCGAGCGTCGAGTCGCCCGTGTTCTCGAACACCAGGTACTCGTCGTTCAGGTTCTCGTTGTCGTTCCCGGCCGCGTCCGCGTGTACCTCCACGAGCGAGAGCTGGCCCGCGACCGGCGTCGACGTCCCATCGGCGGGCGTGATGGGAACGGCTGTCTCTCCCGAGTCCGCGACGAACTGCTCGCGCACGGCCACCGGATCGCTGCTCCCGGGC
This genomic interval carries:
- a CDS encoding DUF3006 domain-containing protein translates to MMRQYTAVLDRFEEDTAVLLVEDAGEVVDELLVDRWELPEPGREQGAVFDLRVCGGSLRVLSYRPDETEARSEATRSRFDRLAQDLPTTDEPSVEGGGADDGSTGPE